The Hymenobacter sp. DG25A nucleotide sequence GTCGAGTGGTGGGCGCTGGCGGCGTACGTACTCATTGTAGTGGGCGTTACGGTAGTGTTTTTAGCGTTGGTAAGCTGAGATTGGGGAAAGCCGGGACACCGTTAGTTCGGGGGCCGCGGGCTATGGAGTAAGCTAAAAAATCGACCAGCTAGGCAACGGTTTTCGGGGTTGATGCCTCTATGCGGATAAACCTATATTTCATAATCCGCATGAAACCTCTTTTGTTGTGTGGCCTGCTGCTATCCTGCGGCACTGCTGTTGCTCAATCCACCACCTACCAGGGCCTGCCCGTCATTAAGGCGCACCAGGCCCAGGCTGATTACCGCCTGGGCCGGGAGTGGGTAAAAGGCAACTGGCGCATTGCCTCCGAAGCCAGCCCCGACGTGCTGAACCTGACCCTGCACGCGGGCAAAGAAACCGTGGTGTTTCGCACCGATCAGGATTCTATTAGCTACACGCTGAAGCCAAGCAGTGCCCAACGCTTCTACGTGCGCCTCGACGACGGCCGCTATGCCCTGACGGAACTGCGCGCCACGGCGTTTGCCATTGAGCCGTTGCGTTTTGAGCGGGCGCGCCCGACCCCGCCGTATGCGTTCCGCTACGAGGCTGGCAGCGGCAACACTTACCTCACCCAGCTGCGCCAGCAGTACAACTTGGATGCCGTGGTGCAGGGTGCCCAAAACGACACCGAGCGTGCCCTGCGCCTGCTGCACTGGGTGCATCAGCAGTGGGACCACAACGGCAGCAATCAGCCCACCAAGAGCGACGCCATTTCCATTCTGGAAGAAGTTAAGCTGGGCAAGCAGTTCCGCTGCGTGGAATACGGCATTGTGGCCACTTCCTGCCTGAATGCTTTCGGGTTGAAGTCACGGGTGCTGGCCCTGAAAACCAAAGATGTGGAAACTACAGAGAGCGGCGCCGGTCACGTGCTGCTGGAAACCTGGCTGCCCGATCTGCAAAAGTGGGTCCTGCTGGACGGGCAGTGGGACATAATGCCTGTGCTACGAGGCAAGCCGCTGAACGCGGTGGAGTTTCAGCAAGCCATTGCCAAGCATTACAAAGACCTGGAAATCCGTAGCCTGTCGGGGGCCAGCAAAATGAGCTATGTAAACTGGATTGCGCCCTACCTGTACTACCTGGATGTGAAGTTCGACAACCGCGAAGGGCTGGGGTTGGAGCGCGCCAAAGTGAATGGCAAGGGTAGCCTGATGCTGGTGCCCGCCGGCGCCAAGGAACCAACCGTGTTTCAGGTGCAGAATCCTATCAACTACTGCCTCTATACCCGTTCGTTGGCAGCTTTTTACGCCAAGCCCGAGTAAGCGCGGCCTGTTTTTGCCGGGCACGCAGCCGGTTGGGGAGGTATCCGTTTGCGGTAGTGTGCGTACGCATTGGGTATACTCACACGCAAACACAATGGCTCCCCAACTCGGCAAACTTCTTCTATTACTTGGCCTGGGGCTGGCCGTGCTAGGGGCTTTTATCTGGCTGGGCGGCGGAAGTCTGCTGAGCTGGTTCGGCCGCTTGCCGGGTGATATCCGGGTGGAGCGGCCGGGCTTTCGGCTTTATGTTCCGTTGGTTTCTATCCTTCTGGTGAGCTTGCTGATCAGCCTGATTATTTGGCTGGTGCGCCGGCTGGGCTAGCGGCTTTTCTCGCCGAGGCGGCGGCTCACCTGAATACCTACCTGGCGCTGGTACTCATTGCCAAATAGCACAAACGCATTTACTCCCCAGTGGGGGGCAAGCTGCCCCCGGGCTTCCGCAAAACCCGACCAGCGGCTGGTACCGGGTAGTAACTCGTAGCCTTTGGCCCGTGCGCCACCCGCTAACAGGCGCCAGCGTGTTCCGCCAAATCCGGTGCCTACCCCTAACCGATGCTGCGGATTGCCGGGGCCATAGCCCAAAAAGTTATAGTCGGCCTGCGCATAAACGGACTGGCGCTGGCCCAAGCGTAAGGAGCCTTGTATTTCCACAAGGCTTATTTCATCTCCGTATTTCCTCTCGTGGTAGCCCAGATTACCAAACATCAAGCCCAGTCCCACGCCAAAGTACCGCCGGTCGCCTTGCATGTAGGGGTTTAGGCTGTAAAGGGAAGTGTGCTTTTTCCTGGACGAAATCTGTAGCGAATCATCGAATAGGGGTACTTGCTGGTCGCTACCCAGGTGGAGGCGCAGGCCAAAGGTTTTCTCCGCCTTATGGCTCCCGGTAGCATCATAGCTGGGCATGATGGTTTTAGAAACATCCAGCGAGCCAGTGGTGTACTCATGTTGGTAAGGTAATAGCGCACTGTTGCCGCCACAACCGCCCCCATAGGTGTTTTGCTGCCGCTGAAAGGAGCCCTGACTCCAGGCCGCCGCCACGGTATAATAGCTTTTCGGGGTGGCTTGGGCGGAATCGGCAGGGATTTGACTGGTGAGCAAAAACAGGGTGCAGGCAAGTCCCAGCGGTACCGACACACGGAAGGGTCGAACTGCCTGCGGTGTGCCTAGTAACCATGCACCACCCTCCAGCAGAATCACAGCCAATAGCATTACTTTCACTACCAGTACCTCCGGCAGCGTAAGGGCCCATTGCCCTAGCCAGGCAGTAAGCACAAGCATACCTGCCACGCCCAACAGGTTGCGCACCGGATAATTACCGGGCACCCGCTCAGGCTGTGCCGCCCGACGAATCAACAATGCCCACCCCAGCAAGAAAAGCGGCGCTAACAGTAAAAGCGCCCATTGCACCTGCTTTAAAAGCAGACCGCCATGCATGTGCTCTGCGGCCCCTACCTGCTCGCCGGCCGGGTTTCGCCAGAACTCAATCAGGAACCGGGCCGCCAGGAGCAGCCCCATGTGCAGTAGTCGGCGGCTGCCGCCCGGCCAAGCCCGATTTCGGGTCAGTAAAAGCACTCCGCCTACTGCCGCACACGCCAGCAGGCTGTAGAGCTGCGTAGGATGCACCGGCAACGAATGCGCGGCCCCGGCCGGGAGCAGCCCCTGCGAAACCTGCCACAGATACGGCAAAGTATCGGGCGGGTAGGTGAGGCCCCAGCTGCTGTGCGTCAGCTCGCCAAAGCAGCAGCCCGTGAGCGTGCAGCCCACGCACTGCACCATAAGTGCCGCACACATGGGCAAGGTAAAGGCATCAAATACGTGCCAGCTAAAGCCAAAGGGGCGTCGCAAAGCCAGGAGCGTGAGCGTGCCGGCCAGCGCGCCGCCCAACACCGTGCGGGCTTCCGAATCGGGCCAGTGCCCGGTGAGCAGCAGGCCCCGCCACTCCGGCCCTGTAAACGCCAGCATCTTGGTGCCGATAATAAACATCAAAGTTGTGCAGGCCAGCACCACCAGCCAGGTGCGCAGCGGGTACCCCCGCCGATGCCCCTCCCAAACCAGCAAGCCCAGGTTTAGCGTGAAAGCCAGAACATAGAATAGGGTATAAAAATCGAAATGCGGATCAGCAGGAATAGCCCACAGCAGGCTGGGTACAGGGCCCATGGATAGAAGTATAGACGGTGATACAAGACTTAACCAGCATACAGGCAGCTGCAACCCCGGATGGTAGGTTTCTGCAAGCGTTAAATCCCGCTTTTAAGCCGAATCAATAATAAGGGAGTTGCTGTGGATTGCTATTCTAAAAGTTCGGCTATTCCGACTCGATACAGATAATCAAATGTGATATAAATACTTGGCTGATTGTTGTTTATATGCAATAAATCAGACTTATATTATTAATCAGATGGCTCCGGAAATCAAGGGCCTAATGCTTAGCGGATGGGGAAACGTCCACGCCAGGTGCGCGTTGCGGCTTCCTGGCCGGGGCCTCATACTCCACAATATTCTCCACCATGCCTTTGAAGATGACGGCATGAAACGGCAGCATGGCATACCAGTACAGGCGCCCGGCCAGGCCGTAAGGGCGGAAGGCCGCCAGCTGCTCCAGGGTGTGCGAACCATCCGGGTTGTCCAGAATGCGGAACTGCAGCCAGGCCTCACCCGGCAGCTTCATTTCGGCGTAGAGCAGCAGGCGGCGGCCTTCCTGGTCGGCTACCAGCACGCGCCAGAAATCCAGCGGGTCGCCGGCGCGCAGGTCGGTGGGGGAGCGGCGGCCGCGGCGCAGTCCCACGCCGCCCACCAGCTTATCCAGGAAGCCGCGCACCTTCCACAGCCAGTCTACCTTGTACCAGCCACGGTCGCCGCCAATCTGCCAGATGTTGCGGCGCACCTGCTCCGGGTCGCGCGTGAAGCGTAGCGTCTGGCGGTCCTGGAGCATGCCGTGCTGGGGCATCTGAATGTGGTCCATGTAGTTGCGGGGCATTACGCCGCTGCTCAGGGCGTCACTCCAGCTGCTGAGCACCTCATTTTGCTCAATGCGCTGAAACGCCAGCTGCAGCGCCTCCCGGTACGACATGCACGGATGGGGAATCACTTCCTGAATACTGCGGGCGGGGTCTGCCACGGTATCATTCCGCAGGCTTTCCACCAGGCTTTGTGCCAGCGAAAACGTAGTTTTTGTGACCAGGTACAGCCACCAGGAAGACAGGCGCGGCGTGAGCACCGGCACCGTAATAATATAGCGCCGGTAGCCGCGCACGGCCGCCAGCCCCTGCAGCATCTCGCGGTACGTGAGCACATCGGGCCCGCCAATATCAAAGCTGCGCCCTAAGCAGGCCGGGTTGTTGAGCACGGCGGTGAGGTAGGACATCACGTCCCGAATGCCAATGGGCTGGCAGCGCGAGTTCAGCCAGCGGGGCGTCACCATCACGGGGAGCTTCTCCACCAAATCCCGGATAATCTCAAACGAAGCCGAGCCCGAGCCAATGATAATGCTGGCCCGCAGCACCGTCAGCGCCGCTTTGGCCGACTTTTTCAACTCTTTTTCCACGGCCCGGCGGGAGCGTAAGTGGGTGCTCAGGGCCCGGTCATTGGCAATGCCGGAGAGGTAGATAATCTGGCAGGCTGCCGTTTGGTTAAGCGCCGCCGCAAAGTGCTGTGCCGACTGCTGCTCGGCCCGAAAAAAATCCTTGGTGTGCCCGCTCATGGAATGCACCAGGTAGTAGGCGGCGTCCAGATCAGCGGGAAAGGTGTGCAGCGTTTCGGGCTTGAGCAGGTCGCCTTCCACCACCGTAACGTTATTTTGTTGCCCGGCGGGCAGCTGGAAGCGGCGGGCATCCCGCACCAGGCACACTACCTCGTGGCCGGCTTCCACCAGCAGCGGCAGCAGGCGCTGACCTATGTAGCCGGTAGCCCCGGTGAGCAGAATTTTCATATGCGGGCTAAGTATGGTCTCCAATTAGGAATCAATCAGCCCACAATTAGTTTATAAGAAGTCGAATATGAGCTACTTAAAATAGCTGGTTACAAGGATTTTAAAGGTTTGAAAAAGAGCTGGCAAAAGTCGGTTTTCCTCCCGAATTCGTTTTGTAAGTAGGCAATAGCGGTTTAGGTTGCTCTCCTTATCAAATTAGAAGGGCCTAGAAATCATGTGTAAATTATTCTTGAGGGTGTTTCTTATAGCTATAGTGTGTGGATTTGCGGCCTGTAAAAAGGAAGAAGCAGCTCCAGGTCCTGCCTTTGATGGCAAACCGTATTACACATTCCAACCTGAAGACCGGCTATGGTTACAAATGCAAGTGGGAGATGAATGGACCTTTGAAAAGGCCGGCCAAAAAATGCGCTATAGGGTATTAGATATTGATGAACAGCGCCATTCCAAGAGTAGCTGGGGTGGATTCTTTGGTAACTCTACTTATTACTATTACGATGAGGCAATAGTCACCATTCAGCGTTTGGATTCAGCAGCCTATTGCGAGCTAATTTTTGGACGGAAACCACCTTACGGAGCTCAGGAAGAAAATCCGCCCTTTGATAAGGGAAGATTCTATGCTGCCGGGCGCTGGGATACCTATGTTGGAAACATCAACCCAAACCATAATACATGGGGCCTAGTCCGCAACATTCTAAACTTCCCTCCCGAGCCTAATTCATACAGGTTTACATCACTGGATATTAATGGGAAATTGTATAGCAAAGTAATGCCCATGTATGCAGCAGCTACAGATCCTTATCCGTGTACCAGCTGCACCCAAAAGCAGTATATTATTCAGTTGTATTATGACCAGCAGGCAGGTGTTATTCAGCTATTTGACCGAAAGCATGAAGCTTGGAATCGAGTGCCTTAATAAATGGTAATTACACAAGCTGATATTCTTTATCAGCGTTTGCGCTTCTTGGGTCGCCGGCTTTTGCGGGCGGGGCGTTTCTCCCGTTCGGCTTTGCGCTCGGCCCGAAAAGCCAGTCGTTCTTCCATACGGCCCATCAGTCGCTCGCGCACATGCTTCGCCAGCTCCGAGAGCGGCACCAGCTGCGTGGTGCGCAGAAAGCTCAATACTTCGCGGCGGCGCAGGGTGCTTACGCCAGCCAGGCCGCGGGCCAGCAGGAACTGCTTTATTTCTTCCAGCCTCAACAGAGCCGCCACGGCGGGGCGCTCCACGGTGGCATTGTACAAGGCGGGGCGGTGCAGCTGCAGCCCATCGGCCGAAGCCACCAGAATACCCACCCATTCGGGGAGCAGGGGGACGAGCTTTAAAACATGCTTTTCCGTGATAACGAAGGTGACGAAATCGTAGGCCTGGCTGTAGCAAGGGAGCTGTTTGGCCACGCGCTGCAGGGTGTCGGCGTCGCCTTTCAGCTCGTAGCCGTGCATAAAGTGCTCGGTAATGTGCACCACATCGGCGCGGGTGGTGCCGGTGGGCAGCTCATCCACGTACATTCCGCTCTGCAGCAGCGGATACAACAAGGCGCGTATTTCGGGGTCGTTCACAACAAATCAGGCCATTACCAAGCCGCAAGATACGGCGGTTGCCGGGGCCTTAGAAATAAAACCTCGGCCTGAAATGTCCTGGTGCCCTACCTTCGCCTCCGTTATTGGTTGTTGAATTTTGCTCATCGTATGCCGCTGCCCATTACTTCCCGCACCTGGCTTTGGTTATTTCTGGCGGCCCTGGGGCTGTCGTTTCTGATTGGGCTGGGTGTGTGGGGGCCGCTGGAAAGCAGCGAGGCCCGCTACGCCGAAATTGGCCGCGAAATGCTGGTGGGCCAGGACTGGCTGCACCCGCGCCTGCTGGGGATTCAGCATTTTCATAAGCCTCCGTTAACGTATTGGCTGACTGCCGCCGGGCTAGGGCTGTTCGGGGAAACGGCGCTGGGCGTGCGCGTGCTGCCGGTGCTGGCCGTTTTGCTGCAGATTTGGCTGGTGTATGGCCTGGGCCTGCTGCTGTTTCAGCAGGACCGCGCCCGGGCCCTGGCGGCGGCTATTATTTACGGAACCCTGCCCGCTGTTCTGATTTCCGCGCTCAACGTTACCACCGATGCCTACCTGGCCATGCTGGAGCTGGCCGCGGCCTACGGTATTCTGCGCTATTACTATAGGGGCGGCGCACGCTGGCTGTATCTGTTTTGGATTGGGCTGGGGCTGGCCTTTCTCACCAAAGGACCGGTTGGCTTTGTGCTGCCGCTGATGGTGGTTATCGGGCATTATTTTAAACAGAAGCAGCCCCGGCTGCCTTTCACGCGCCACCATGTTATTGGCATAGTGGTGTTTCTGCTGGTGGGCCTGAGCTGGTATCTGTACCTAATGGCCGAAAACCTGGCTTTCCTGCGGTATTTCCTCTTTGAGCACACGGTAAACCGCTTTGCCAATGCGGCTACGTTTAACCGGGCAAAGCCGTGGTGGTTTTACCTGCTGCTGGCCCCGGCTACCAGTCTGCCGTGGTCGGTGGCGCTGATTACGCAGGCCGTGCGCACCCGCTGGAGCATGGTGCCACAGCAGTGGCGCAACGTGCTTATTTTCTGGGTGGTGGTGCCGCTGGTATTCTTCTCTATCTCCAAATCCAAGCTGCTGCTGTACGTGCTGCCGATTTTCCCGGGTATGGCTCTGCTCACGGTGTATTACCTGGGTCGCCTGACCGACGCGGTTCTGCACCGTTGGTATGTGGGGTTTCTGGCGTTCTGGGGATTATTATTAGGTGCTCTTTGTCTGCTACCGATTCTCAGCATAGATAGCCGCCTGCCCATTGAAGCCGGTACGCTCACGGCCGGCCTGGCGGGCGGCGGTGTGGTGCTCATGGTGCTGCTGCTCACGCTCTGGGATGAAGTGCGGATAGTGCCGCGCCTGCTGGTAGCCGCCGGCCTGTTCACCATTACCCTGCTGCTTGCCGCTAAACCGTTACTACAGCAAAACGAGCTGGCCTTCAACGGCAGCCGCCCTCTGGCCGAGTTTCTGCGGGAAAAGCACCTGGATCAGCGGCAGGTATTGGTTTACAACGAGTTGCTGCCTTCCCTGGCGTTTGAGACGGGAAAGATTCCGGTGTCCATTTTTGATGGCAACCACGCCCTGGCCCGCGAAACGCAGTTCGAGCCGAATGACACCTGGAAGCGCACCCTTATCAACCTGCAAAACCCGCAGGAAGAGCCGTATCTCGGCAGCCTGCTCCTACGCCAGCCGGTGCTGCTGGTAAAAGGCGAGCTGCCCGCCCAAAGGCAGTGGCTGCTGCGCTATTTCAAGCAGCACGAGAAAATGGGCAAGTGGACCATTTGGTGGTAATAACTGCTAAAGAAGTGCTATAAAAAAAGCCTGTCATCCTGAGCTTGCGAAGGACCTTCTCACGAAAGAACGAGTCGTTGTTACGCAAGTCGTTCAGTAGTGAGAAGGTCCTTCGCAAGCTCAGGATGACAGGCTTTTAAAGGGAGTGTTTTAAAGGCTCCTCAATAACGCCTTTACACGCTTTACAGCGAATACACTGCCTCCGCCTTTTCCCGCAGGTTATAACTGGATGACATCACCTCGCCATACGCCCCGGCGGAGCGGATAACCACGATGTCGCCGCGGCGGGTTTCGGGTAGCAGCACTTGCCGGCCAAAGGTGTCCGAGGACTCGCAGATGGGGCCCACAACGTCATAGGGCTGCGCCTCGCCCTGGCTGGTGAGGTTTTGAATAGCGTGGTAGCTGCCGTACAAAGCCGGGCGGATCAGCTCCGTCATGCCCGCGTCCAGAATGGCGAAATTGGTTTGCTGGCTGCGCTTTACGAAGAGCACTTTGCTCACCAGGGAGCCGCATTGCGCTACCACGGAGCGGCCCAGCTCTACGTGCACCTGCTGGTTGGGGCGGCGCACCAGGTATTTTTCAAATACCCGGAAATAGCGCTCAAACTCCGGAATCGGGTTGGTGTCGGGGGCGTGGTAGTCGATGCCCAGGCCGCCGCCCACGTTGAGGTGGGGCAGGAAGTGGCCCCGGTCTTCCAGCCAGGTTTGCAGCTCGTTCAGCTTGTGGCTGAGCTTTTCAAACACCGTGAGGTTGGTAATCTGGGAGCCCACGTGCGTGTGCAGGCCAATCAGCTCCAGATTGGTCAGGGTTTCGAACTGATCAATCACGGCCGGCAAATCGGATAGGTTGATGCCGAACTTGTTCGCGTCGAGGCCGGTGGTGATATGCGGATGCGTGTAGGCATCCACGTTGGGGTTGATGCGCAGGGCCACGCGGGCGCGGCGGTTCTGGGCGCCGGCCAACTCATTAAGCACCGTCAGCTCTTCTACTGATTCGGCATTAAAGCACCAGATATCGGCGGCCAGCGCCAGGTTCATTTCCGCATCCGACTTGCCCACACCGGCAAAAACAATGTGGTCGGGTTTGAAACCGGCGGAGAGGGCACGCTGCACCTCGTTGCCGCTCACGCAGTCGGCCCCCAGGCCGTGCTCGCGGATGTGAGCCAGCAGCGGGCCGTTGGTGTTGGCCTTCAGGGCATAGTGCACCTGGAAACCCCGCGGCCGGGCAGCGCGCTGCAGCGCCTCCAGGGTTTGGTCCAACAGGCAGAGGTCATAGTAAAAAAAAGGAGTGGGGCGGTCGAGGACGCCCGCGGGCAAGGTGAAAGCCATTGGAGCAATAGAGGCGGTGTGCCAGAGTCAGAGCTGTAGCCTGACCCCGGCCAGAACAAGTAAAATCAGCGCGGGAAGAAGGGCTAGGCGACGGCTTCCGCTTTGCGGCGAAATAGGCCTTCATTGAGGGCCGTCAGCGCTCGGAGTTTATCGGGGGTATTAATGAGGATGCTGATGTTGTTGGGCGAGCCGCCGTAGCTGATCATGCGCAGCGGAATATCCTGCAGGGCCTCAAATACCTTAAACGCCGCCCCGTGGTTTTCCTGAATCAAGTTGCCTACCAGACAAACAATGGTCTGATTTTCATCGGTTTCCACGGTGCCGAAGCTGCGCAGCTCTTCCAGAATCTGGGGCAGGTGCGAGGAATCATCAATGGTGAGCGACACGGCCACTTCTGAGGTGGTTATCATGTCGATAGGCGTGCGGTAGCGCTCAAATACTTCAAACAGGCGGCGCAGGAAACCGTGGGCCAGCAGCATGCGGCTGCTGCGCACCTTAATGGCCACCAGTCCATCTTTAGCAGCAACCGCCTTAATAGCTTCCGAGCCGGTTTTGGCCGAGATGAGCGTGCCGGGCGCTTCGGGTTGCAGGGTGTTCAGCAACCGCACCGGAATACCGTGCTGGCGGGCCGGCAGAATAGAGCTGGGGTGCAGAATCTTCGCCCCGAAATACGCCAGCTCGGCAGCCTCATCAAACGACAGCTCCCGGATAGGATACGTGTCCTTCACCACGCGTGGGTCGTTGTTGTGCAGGCCGTCGATGTCGGTCCAGATCTGGATTTCCTCTACGCGGGCTGCAGCGCCAATCAAGGAAGCGGAATAGTCGGAGCCGCCGCGCTTGAGGTTGTCGATGAGGCCCTGTGCGTTGCGGCAGATGTAGCCCTGGGTGATGAACAGTTTTTGCCCGGAATGCTCAGCCAGTAGCTGCGTGAGGTGCTCCTGAATGTAGTCGGCGTCGGGCTCTTCGTCTTTGTCCAGGCGCATGAAGTCCAGGGCGGGCAGCAGCACGGCTTCGCGACCCAGAATATCCGTCACGTAGCGGTGGAACAGCTGGGTGCTCAGTAGCTCGCCTTGGGCCAGAATCAGCCGCTCGCCCACGGGCGTGAGCGGGTTGCGCATCAGGTCAAAAATGGCCCGGAAGCAGGCATCCAGCTGGCTAATGGTGGCCGCGGCCACCTCGGCCTGGGGCAGCAGCTCGCGGGCTACCATCAGGTAGTGCTGGCGCAGAATCTCAGTTTGGGCCGTGGCCGCCGTCACCTCGCCGTCATACAGCAAACGGGCCACGGTAACCAAAGCGTTGGTAGTGCCCGACATAGCCGACAGCACCACAATGCGCGGGTCGTTGGCGTGAATCAATTCCGCAACGGTGCGCATCCGCTCCGCCGTTCCGACGGACGTACCGCCAAACTTTAAGACTTTCATATGCTATTCAGGTGTGCTTACTCAGGTACGAAGGAAAGGCAGGTTAGGGCAAAAAAAAGCGCCGGTCTGGGAGGACCGGCGCGGGTAGTTCAAGGCTGAAAGTTTCGAACAGGGGCGACGGTCATGCCAGGCGGCATTTCTTATGTTTTTTGACCATCTTCTTGGCTGCTGATGCGTCCGCACGCACACTCCCGGCAGCAGCCAGCAGCAGAGCAGTAGAAATAGGACGGAACGAGGCAAAAAGCATCAGCAGAAAATCAGCCTTCCCGGAGTGGGAAGTAGTGTTCGAGGCGAAAGTAACGCATTGCGAATAATTTCGGTGCCTTTCGGCTGAAAAAAATCTTCCGCAGGCCCAACCAGGTAATTAATGTGGATAGGATTTAAGTTATTTATATCTGGAAAAGACTAGGCTGTTTGTGGGCTGGAAAGCAAAGCAATAACCGCCTCCGGGTTTTCTACTTCGATAATCAGCTGATCATACTCCTCGTGCTCCAGTTCAATAATCACAGCCTTTTTCTGGTGGTACACGTCCCAGAAAATGCGGCGGTCATCCTTGAAGAAAGTGCCGGCATTAAATAAGCCCGGAATGCTGGTGCCGGGCATGCGCCAGCCTTTCCACCACCCCTTCACCGCTTCCGCATCCTGCCGGGCGCTGCGGATATGTGCCGCCGGTATCTGCAGTTGGCTTTTGAATGCCCAGAGCTTGTGCAGGCCTTTCACATTGAAAAGGATGTTGCTGCCTTCTTTTGTTACTTCGACCATGAGGGAAAGAATTTTATGTAGAAAGTAAAAACAGAACGTCATGCTGAGCTTGCCGAAGCATCTCGCATGGTTTCGTTGCACTATATCATCCTTGCCAGATTAGTGGATCAATAGCTACCCATGTTTGGTTGAAATCCTGAATTAATGCTTCTTTCATGGCCCGAACCCATCCCTTCAATTGTTTCTCCCGTGCTATTGCCTGTATTGGGTCAGCGCACAGTTCGAAATAGTCAACAGATTAGTCTGGTAGCGCCCGGTAAATTTACCTGCCTCTCCCAATCCTGTGTTATGTTCTTCCAACCGACGCTGCAGGTCATTAGTCATTCCAATATAGAGCACAGTTCGAATAGGGTTGGTAAGAATATAGACGTACATAAAGGCTTTACTTTTTCAGAACTGATAATGTAAAACGGTCATGCTGAGCGTAGCCGAAGCATCTCGCTAGTGTGGTAACTATTGATTAGCACCACAACCTCAGCACGCGAGATGCTTCGGCTGCGCTCAGCATGACGTTCTATTTTAGTGCTCTAAACTACTTCACCGGCTTAATACTCACTGCCGTTCCGCCACCCGCGGCCAGTTGCAGCTTCAGCGCTGATTTGCTGTTCACCTTCAGCTTCCGAATCTGGTAGGCCATGGGGTTTTTGTCCCAGGAAGCGCCTTTGCCGTCGGCGTAGATGGTGGCTTCGTAGCGCTGGCCGGGTTTCAGGAAGTCCAGCTTCACGGTTTGGTTGCGGGCATTTTCATCGGTGATGGCGCCGAGGTACCACTCGTCTTTGCCTTTGGCCTGGCGGGCTATGGTGAGAAAGTCGCCGGGCTCGGCGGCCAGGATTCGGGTGTCGTCCCAATCCACAGCTACATCTTTAATGAACTGGAAGGCGTCGGGGTGCTTTTCGTAGGCTTCGGGCAGGTCGGCGGCCATTTGCAGGGGGCTGTACATGGTTACGTACAGGGCCAGCTGCTTGGTGAGGGTGGTGTGCACCTGCCGGCCTTTATTGCGCTCGGGGTTCCAGCTTTCCAGCTGAATCTGGAAGATGCCGGGCGTATAGTCCATGGGGCCGCCCATGAGGCGGGTGAAGGGCAGAATGGTTTCGTGCTCGGGCGGGTTGCCCTCGCTCCAGGCGTTGAACTCGTTGCCGCGGGCGGCCTCATTGGCCAGCCAGTTGGGGTAGGTGCGGTGCATACCCGTAGGCCGCACCGATTCGTGCATGTCTACCATAATCTGCTGGCGGGCCATGTGGTCGGCGGTGCGGTTGTAGTGGTTTACCATCCACTGGCCATCGTGGTGCTCCCCGCGCGGGATAATGCGGCCCACGTAGCCGGTTTTCACGGCATCGTAGCCGTGCGCCTTCATAAAGCGCAAAGCCTCATCCTGGCGGCGCTCGTAGTTGGTCACGGAGCCGGAAGTTTCG carries:
- the lysA gene encoding diaminopimelate decarboxylase, with the protein product MAFTLPAGVLDRPTPFFYYDLCLLDQTLEALQRAARPRGFQVHYALKANTNGPLLAHIREHGLGADCVSGNEVQRALSAGFKPDHIVFAGVGKSDAEMNLALAADIWCFNAESVEELTVLNELAGAQNRRARVALRINPNVDAYTHPHITTGLDANKFGINLSDLPAVIDQFETLTNLELIGLHTHVGSQITNLTVFEKLSHKLNELQTWLEDRGHFLPHLNVGGGLGIDYHAPDTNPIPEFERYFRVFEKYLVRRPNQQVHVELGRSVVAQCGSLVSKVLFVKRSQQTNFAILDAGMTELIRPALYGSYHAIQNLTSQGEAQPYDVVGPICESSDTFGRQVLLPETRRGDIVVIRSAGAYGEVMSSSYNLREKAEAVYSL
- a CDS encoding aspartate kinase; the protein is MKVLKFGGTSVGTAERMRTVAELIHANDPRIVVLSAMSGTTNALVTVARLLYDGEVTAATAQTEILRQHYLMVARELLPQAEVAAATISQLDACFRAIFDLMRNPLTPVGERLILAQGELLSTQLFHRYVTDILGREAVLLPALDFMRLDKDEEPDADYIQEHLTQLLAEHSGQKLFITQGYICRNAQGLIDNLKRGGSDYSASLIGAAARVEEIQIWTDIDGLHNNDPRVVKDTYPIRELSFDEAAELAYFGAKILHPSSILPARQHGIPVRLLNTLQPEAPGTLISAKTGSEAIKAVAAKDGLVAIKVRSSRMLLAHGFLRRLFEVFERYRTPIDMITTSEVAVSLTIDDSSHLPQILEELRSFGTVETDENQTIVCLVGNLIQENHGAAFKVFEALQDIPLRMISYGGSPNNISILINTPDKLRALTALNEGLFRRKAEAVA
- a CDS encoding GIY-YIG nuclease family protein, giving the protein MYVYILTNPIRTVLYIGMTNDLQRRLEEHNTGLGEAGKFTGRYQTNLLTISNCALTQYRQ